ACGCCGGCTACTCCGTCCGGGGCCGCGTCCGCGTGCTCGGCCCGGACGGCACCACCTGGCACAACCTCTCCGCCTTCTTCGAGCGGGACTTCCTCGAGGGGGTGGACGTGGACGAGTCCCTGGACAGTCCCGTGGCCCAGGCCACGGTGCGCGTGCAGCGCGAGATGAATGGCCTCTCCCTCGCGCCCCTGGTGACGGACTCGCGCGCCAACAACCTCGCCGGCGCCTACTCCCCGCTGCTCGACGTGGGCCGCACCTTCCGCGTGGAGGTGGGCCTCGCCCCGCTGGGCTGTGAGCCCGGCCCCGGGGACTGGCTCCCCCTCTTCTACGGGAGGGTGGACGACGTGGACGCGGGCGCCACGGTGCTCACATTCAAGGGCCGGGACTTCGCGGGCGTGCTCCAGGACGTGTGGCTGCGCCAGGAGCACCAGTACGGCAGCGCCGCGGGCACGCCCCTCCAAACGGTGTGTCAGTCCATCCTCAATGACTCGCACCTGTCCGCCTTCGGCCTCTACGTCCCGGAGGACCTGACGTGGGACCTCGGCCCCTACAACCAGGCCGTGGAGCCCGTGGCGGACGCCCTCTCCAAGCTCGCCACCGCGCGCGGCGCGGAGTGTCGGTGGAAGCTGCGCCCGGACACCGGGGACTGGGGCCTGTGGCTGTGGGTGCCCGACAGGAGCGCCTCCGAGCCCGTGTGGGAATGGGGCCCGAAGGACTACGCGGAGCTCGGCGCCCTCTCTACCTCGCTCGCCGACGTGCGGACACTCGTGGAGGTGGTGTACTCGGACGCGAGCGACTTGGACGTGACGGGCCAGCCCAAGCGCAAGACGGTGGTGCGCGAGGACGTGGCCGCCACCATGCGCTACGGCTACACCGCCCCGGACGGCACGCGGGTGCCGCGCTTCATGCGCGTGGCCGAGGCGGCCGCGAGCAACATCCGCTCCCAGGCGGCCGCCGGGCGCCTGGCCGACGCGGCCCTCGCGGACTTATCCTCGGCCTCCCTCGGGGTGAGTGTGGAGGTGGCGCTACACCCCGGGCTCGAGCTGGCCGACTTGGCGCGCCTCGCCCCCAACGGGGTGCACTTCGTCGACGCCCAGACGCTCGCGGTGCGCCAGGTGACACACTCCCTCTCCGCCAGCGGTGGCACCACGCGTGTGCAGCTGCTCGGCAAGCCCAGCCTGAGTCCGCGGGCGTGGCTCGGCATGGAGGCCCGGCCCGGCGTGGCTCCCGCCCCCACCTTCACCGGCCCGGCCGCGCCCTCGGGGATCGCGGTGACGGGCGCCATCGCTGGCGCGGTGCTCGTCTTCACCGCGCCGGACGCCACCACCGGGCCCGAGGCCGACAGCTACGAGTTGCACGTGGGCGCCACCCCGGGCTTCCTCCTCTCCACCGCGAGCCTCAAGGCGGTGAGCAGCTCCACACGCTTTGACCT
Above is a window of Cystobacter fuscus DNA encoding:
- a CDS encoding fibronectin type III domain-containing protein, which produces MLGPDGTTWHNLSAFFERDFLEGVDVDESLDSPVAQATVRVQREMNGLSLAPLVTDSRANNLAGAYSPLLDVGRTFRVEVGLAPLGCEPGPGDWLPLFYGRVDDVDAGATVLTFKGRDFAGVLQDVWLRQEHQYGSAAGTPLQTVCQSILNDSHLSAFGLYVPEDLTWDLGPYNQAVEPVADALSKLATARGAECRWKLRPDTGDWGLWLWVPDRSASEPVWEWGPKDYAELGALSTSLADVRTLVEVVYSDASDLDVTGQPKRKTVVREDVAATMRYGYTAPDGTRVPRFMRVAEAAASNIRSQAAAGRLADAALADLSSASLGVSVEVALHPGLELADLARLAPNGVHFVDAQTLAVRQVTHSLSASGGTTRVQLLGKPSLSPRAWLGMEARPGVAPAPTFTGPAAPSGIAVTGAIAGAVLVFTAPDATTGPEADSYELHVGATPGFLLSTASLKAVSSSTRFDLTGLAPGLTYYARVRSRDKKGNVGPASPEVIINPQYLTPKSMLQAVSFGALPPNGDFEAQVDINSPPDAFTLSGGTWGLDAVSSGDSFAGARSVVFPAGRAAATLTAQAFTVRSGEQWVFSCWYKQGTAQQVSGFLRVRFYSDLSTPLPVVNNANLGGTESIYIANFWRRQLLAREVPDGARYVVVSVVKASGYTGSLTVDSLDALRRPAQGSWTSVTYQNRWIPATPPDGRFQDVRYRRDDFGRVELRGVLLAPSPVTSSLAFTLPEGCRPFEAPRLIRTHNQSQLVSIYIETDGRVLVVAPAGSEIPLDGISFETNS